A window of Vicia villosa cultivar HV-30 ecotype Madison, WI unplaced genomic scaffold, Vvil1.0 ctg.002321F_1_1, whole genome shotgun sequence genomic DNA:
CTAGAGTTCAacagaaaattgatttttaaaattggCTTCAGTACGTGTTGACACATGTAAGTTATGTGTCGACGCATGATGGTAGACATTGATGCATGTGTCGACCTGTAGCATGTCATGAGTCAACTCATGCAATTGCACAAGTTGACCAATATAAGGTTTTTGAGTTGACACAAAGAAACAAAGAGTTTTTGCTTTAAAATGATAGCACATGAGTCGACACAAAACATGTATGTGTCAACACATAGAGTGATTTATGCAGCATGTGTCAACACATATAGAGGGATGAGCTGACACATACAAACAGAGGCTACAAGCTTTAAAACAACAGTACATGTGCCAACACGAAAcacgtatgtgtcgacacatgcaagTAATTTTCGttcacttaaaaataaataatttattagctGGAATAGACAAGCAAATCAAATTTATGATTAGATGAATTATCGTTTAGTTGAAGGGAGATTATGCGATTATGAAAGCAGACGTATACAAATGAGTTGAATCTTTCTTCTACTAAGCTACATAAGAGCAAGAGAAATGTTAAGAGTCAATCAAAACCAAGTAAACCTAGATAATTTGACATTTTGCTCATGTTACTTATTTGTAATATCAATAACTGATATTCCTATTAATATGGAACCGCATTATAAAGGAATATCACATATGTGAATTAAAGAAacctaaaatataataaaagaggAAAGAATAAGTCGAATGTGGGGCGTCACGTACATCTAGTACTGAAAAAAGTAAAGCaatacaaatataattaaatcgaGCAAAATTTAATTCTTCACACCACACCATTGTTGTTAGTATGACTAAATTTTCCTATAAATACCACACTTATAAAGTTCTTTTAGCAAATATAATCAATCAAACAAATTTTTtactcaatttttatttatttttacccaTTTTGCTTTAATTTTATATCTATATTTTCTAGTTTTTCGCTTAAACACTTGAAAAATTCATACATGTCACTAATTAAAAGAGTGAGTATCTAGCTACTAAGTAGTGAAGAAGCAATAGATGATGATAGTAATTGATTAGTGACAATTGTGAGGTTGGGATGCTACCCTTTTGAAGGAATGTGTTGATATCTATAATCTGTCTTTTGTTGAAAGGAACCTGAAATTGTACTTTCGATGGCTTTGCTTCCCAAATCACCCTCATCTAAACCAATAATATCATGCCACGTGAACACCGACACCCTATATCAGCCTACGGTTAAGTGGCACACTACCTGGCTTATTTACCTTATGCATGTTCATGTGCATGAATACATATACATTTCCAAGATCATACATCTCATGTGCACACCAACACTCAATAATGTGCTTTGAGAACTCAAACTTCACCGATACTACATTAGTTATTACCATTAAATAAATAGGTAAAGCCACCTCATTTGGTATATATGGCAAAAATAGTATTCCTTCCAtcctaaaataataataatttttttatattttagattaatgaaattttatttttaatctttcaattatattttctaataattcttattgatattttattttttttcttagttAACATTAATTTGAATACATCAATAATTAatcaatactccctccgttcctttttaagtgtcattttagcaaaaagctcgccaaccaagatagtggattattagagttacttttcctatcatacccttatttatttttctctttctaaataaattcaGTCATAcattctctttttccaataactaattgaaaaatgtgaggtagagttattgagaaaataagggtataattgacaaattataacattaaattataaaacgacacttaaataggaacaaaaaaattcttctaaaacgacacttaaaaaggaacggagggagtaattaatAAGAATAATTTGGTAAAGTCACTCTTCTCTCCATTTATTTATTACGGTTTCTTAAGCCGTATGAAAGTGTCAATTATAAAACTTATTTTGGGACAGACAAAGTAATTTAAGAGTGTAAGTTTAAATCTACAACATCTCATATAAGAGTAGTAAAACGAGTTCGGTCTGTTGATTATGTATGTTTTATTCACACATTTTTACAGAACAGACCAAAATTTTAAACCCGCAATATATAATATATCCACTCCActtaatttttttggtttttttcgcGTGCAGACattaacaaattttttaaataattttttagacTTTAAAGATGCAGTTCCAACATACCCATCCGCCTTAATTTTTTGCGAGACGAACTATAATTTTAAGTCTACGCTCTCAACAATATGCGTTTTGTGCCGCCCACTTCATTTTCTTGAAAACTACAGAACTAAATGAGACCGACATAAACATGCTGGTTTGTCAtccttaataaataaattttttgtatTTAATCTATTAGACAAAAAATAGTGATACCAACATTTTACTTTTTACTCTTTTTAAAACTCTATTATTAGCTTAAATTCATGTATGTCCTATAAACTTATACAGCTCACATAAATTAGTACTAGTTATAGTGAGTATCACATATATATAACTCAACTATGTAGTATAGTCACTTTCTCTAAACACCctcctctctctttctctcactccCCAAACACAAACAAGTAAATACAAAGAGAGGTATAAAGCAATATATACAACACTTTTCTATATCACACTGATGCAGACATGGAGAGTGGTTGGAAAGCTACAACTGAGATATCACCAAACTGTCCAAGATGTGGTTCCTCCAACACAAAATTCTGCTACTACAACAACTACAGCTTAACTCAACCAAGATACTTTTGCAAAGGATGCAGAAGATATTGGACAAAAGGTGGATCCCTCAGAAACGTCCCTGTTGGTGGTGGCTGCAGAAAAAACAGAAGaggtaacaacaacaataacaaaaccTTGTTAAAACAACATTCTCATGATCCTGTTTTAAGGACTAATAATGTTTCATCTTCTACTTCCTCTACATTGGTTGCTGAATATCATAAACCCAATATTGATCTTGCTTTAGTTTACGCAAATTTCCTTAATCAAAAGCCTGGTTCTCAAAAAATCAGTTTCGACCCTTCTTTAGAGAATTCGAGGTTGTTATCGAATGTTGAAGTTGGTTCTAGTAGTTTGAATTTGTCGGAACTAGAACATGGTTTCAAAGGGTGTTTGAATCTTCAAGAACAGTTACTAGTACCATCCACGTCCACAGTGGTAACACATTTTGGTGAGTTCGAACTCGAATCTATGCAGACGCTTCGAAAAGATAGAGTTCATGATGATGGTAGTGTGAACTTTGAGCTACCACCTTTGCCTGGTGAAGAGGATTCATCATCACATGATGATCATGTGATGTGGTCCAATTCTGAAATGATGATGAACCTTCCATTTCAAGTCACTCAACCTCCACCACCACCATCACCACTTGGTCTTGATCAAATTCATCATGCAGATTTGTTAGTTGGTAATTGGAGCCCTTTTGATTTTCCTAGGGATGCTTCTTTTTCTAGACcttgttaaaaaaatattctcATTTCTTATCGTATCGTGCGATGATGAAAAAAAGTTTAGGTGAGTTGGGTCTGAATCATGTTAAACATGGACGGAAAAAACCCTAAGACATAATGGATGTCGAACAAAGTTCTAAAATGATACGAGAATTTGAACCCTGATATTCTTACGAGTTGAGATGAATCCGTACCAACCGAACTAATCTACCTTTTTCTCGATTTTCTTATTGTTTTTATACTCATTGTATGGTGTATAGAATATGGTTTTTATTACTACAAAATAATTGGAAGTTGTAAACAAATACAGTCTTTGAGAGTTTATAGTTACAAATTATATATTGATAAACATACTATAGCGACACATAGAGTGTTTGAGTTTGGGTTAATTTTCTATTAGCTTATTAGGTTAAGGTTATGTTGCTTTCCATTTGCAAAAGTGGTTGATGTAATAGCTTTTTTGGTTCTACTATCTTATACTTATattgtatttttctttttatgtgtttGATTAATGGAATAGCTTTTGATTACAGAAAGAAGTGCATGTGGTTATTCTTCATCTAACTTCAAACAATTTCCTGGCCTCAGTTCAATTTTTTTGCCATactcatattttttttatgtatcaaTCAACCGAATGAATTATGAAAAGGAGAGATCActcaaaaagaaaaacaaaaaactgTAGATGATCTAAATacttaaaatcaaatattatacgATAATACTTGCatgtatatatattaatatttttaataacgaTCAATAAGAAgtgaaaaaattttaaatttaatttattttttaactagaATTATGGAGGGATTGTGAtaataaaagagagaaaaaaattttatttttattttttaatttataaaaaaattgcaatTGATTGTTTATAAAATTAAGTGTTACGTTTATatatatctaaatatttttcatattaaccAATTGTTAGTTGGTACAGTGGTGATTGATGCTGAAACCACTCGTCCCCGAACCGGTTTAATGAATAATACTTTGGGGATGGAACCACTCGCCCCCGagccggactaaaccggtggtataaagccaaaaaatatATTCATTCGAATGTTAAACATTTCTAtttaaaatgaataatattttgtaatCATAGTAATGCAGACTTAAAATCGATTAGAAAAAGTATAGAAGATTACTTaaagtaataattttttttatataaaaactaatatatgtaatttttccaaacaattaatgacaattttttattaatttaaaaataaaataaaattttctctatATTTCATTATCACCCCTATCCATTATTGCAATTAAATTATTTAGTGTCTTAATTGATGATCATTACAAATTATAATCCACCCATTGAGTCTGAGATATGATTTCTAAATTTTTTGAATGAAACAACAATGACTGTAACCTATTCAACTGCACATGACCCAACCATATTTCTTTTATAACATGTTTGATGAGTTCTTCTTTTAGACAATCTCATTTTTTTTgttgtcattttttataaaatcattgaatcaatgagtTCTATATTTAAAACTATCCTCCAATATGTCCCTTTGATTACTTGAACCTTGAATTTCATGGACTCACTAATGCGTTGTCCACTAAAGTAGTTAGTTATATTGAAGATGAAATTTAAATAACCAAGAAATTTGATATCATGCTAATCAATGCTATTTACATATTAACCAGGTCACTCTCAACAAATGACCCTATGAATTAATATTCCAACTCATGCATGAAATAACCGATAGGAAACATTAACCCAAATTGTTGCAACTAGACAACTAGTCTCTATTTCTCCTAGATTCACATGCatacaattatttattattaatgttCACAAAATACATTTGACTTCAATGTTAAATGAAAGGTAGGAGATATAACACGAAGAAATTCATAACCACACAATTTCTAACGAGAGCTGGCCTTTAACTTGAGCAATAACtgttttttaatatttgaagGAAAATTCAAagtttgaatatttatttatttattgacaaATTTTTTAAACTAGAGACTTGAAAAGTGAGCAACTACCTGCAAAAAACTGTGTGCAACACATGATCCAATAAAACCCCACGATTGACTTGGAGTTGATAAAAAAGAAATACTACtagtatatttttgaaaatattattaaacaAATAGTTTAGCTTACTCCCAtatgtgaaaaaaaattaaaataacaatgtttaaaaaaaattaaaataaaacaataatttgGGAAAATTTACACAAATAACCAAATTTGGTAGGGCACCCATGTGCATGAGCCATCTGGGATGGCGCCTACCTTTAATTTTTCAGGTGTATGCGGCATCTGGGATGGCGCCAATGTTGTCCCTAAATTAAGGTTGCTATCTCAGATGGCGCCTTAGTgtaattgtttttttgttttaacaaatattGATTCAACGAttggaaaaaaaatagaaacaaacaatTTCATTAATTTAAACTGACAGATACATtggaaaacaacaaaaacaacaaatgaTAAAGGGAAAATTAAAATACGATTAGTGTCTCTCATCACCGTAACGACCGTCGGTTCCGCATCTAGGTGCTATCCGAACACGTGGAACATGTGTAACGCCGCGAGCCCCACCTTTCCCCTTTGTGGTTCTTGTTGTGTCTGTATGGATGGCCTTGGAATTGTGTTGTCAATAAGGTCGGTGTCAAGGAAATCGTCAAGGCCACCATAACATCTCAGAAGCCGACTGtcgtaaagtcggttacccattTCCTCATAGCTTTGAAATGGTGGTGGGGGAGGAGGTGGAGTTATGATTTCTGGTTGGTAGCACTCGGCGGAACTTGCTCTGCCTTAATAAAAGGCAAATATTTTGGTTGGTGTTGCGTAGCCATATGAGTTACGGTAGTGAGAGGCTTGTGATATTAGTGGGTCGCGGCGATCACATTCATCATGTGGACCCAAGTCGGGAATTAGTTGGATTCTTGAGGAATCAGCCTCGTTGTGTTGGCTGAATGATCTAGAGGAGCCTGCCTCTTGGTAATGGGTGGGTCGTCTATGATTTTAGCGAGGTGGTTGCCTGCGTGATTGAAATAGTGGTTGGGACTGAGTTTGATATGGGTTGTGTTCTTGGTATTGGTCTTGCTGTTGGTAAAGTGGTTGAGACTGAGTTTGGAATGGGTTGTACTTTTGGTAGTTATGTTGTTGGGAGTTGTACTGGTATTGAGTTTGTTCTGGGtactgttgttgttgtcgttggtgttgttgttgtgggtattgttgttgttgagattgttgttgttgtgggtattgttgttgttgtgggatGATGTAGTTTTGTTGGCCGTGTCTATTAAGTAGTAAGGGTCAGCCACAAATAAATCAGGGGTGGTAACAGATCTGTACTAACTCATATATTGTCTTGATGGTTTCATTTCAGTATCACTAACACGGAAGTCGAGGACATGTTGCCTATAATTTTTCCACATTCAGCGCCATTCTGGAGCGAATTCCTTCCAGGTTCGGACATTCCATTaatgattttaattcatttatataaattacaaataaatataattaaatttatatatgagAATGATAATCATGTAACCGTATAATATTatgagaataaaataaaaaaattaaaagaaaaaagagtaaCAAGTAGTAAAGCAgatattaaaaaattatgttaaaattGTAAAGTGACTATAGTGTATTAAAAGCAAAGCATTAAACATGAtaacttttattatattatatttgatttcGAAATTGATCATGAGATTAGACAAAATAGATAGTAAAAAacaagataaaaatataaatttgtacTCTTCAGTAAATTAAGATAAATGTGATTGTGGACCCTGCTTATACTCTGTGTCAGCTTTACATTGTCGAGTCGGCTTCTCATTTGTTTCTCACTTATGATTTAGTTATCAGTATTTGATATATGATTTTTAGATGATTGGGGTGACAAATAATACTTCATAGGGATCTTAGCTTTCTCTTTAATAGTTTTCTTGATTTAGGTTGTAGAGCGAAGTCAATGGAGTTTTCTATGATTTGGCTTGCTGTGATTTGTACTATTTGAAGGGTCCGTAATGAGACTATTTTTTCTAGTATTTCAATAATCATGAAACAAGtggagaaaaaaatatttttttagtttgaaaaaggtttttggaTAGTTCACTAAAAATCTCTCGCACCTTCACAAAATAGCTCTAAAACCATATCATTCTAATTAATCAATAGCTGACCGAGATGTAAGGCCAGATTGGACGTGTGTATGtttccttctttcttcccaaGTAGCTTTTGATTCGATGGTGGGGATCCAACTACCTTGAGctctaaatttatttttattggggTGTAGTTCTTATAGGGCAGTTGTTCTAGAGTCCGACTTGTGGTAGTTTATTAGTTTTTCACTTTGTAGTTTTTTCCTCTTGTTTTTATTCGattttgttgttgtaattttTTGCCTATCTTATGTTATATGCCTACTCATTTGTATATTGTATGTACTATTTcgttcttttatttatattattatttacctttcaaaaatacaaatattatttaaaaataaaataaaaataaattttaattacaaaaataTCATCTCTCATCCTATCTTTTTCTCGTTtctctcttcatctcctccctcACTTTTATCTCTCCCAAATCTCCTTCTCTACtatttatgtcttatgtcttttgtgagaattggattgaactctagtgtgtcgaagggtagcttctggtTCAACAGAGATtttgtcgaagacctacatactgtagtcgaagtgtgttatAGTATGTGGGTGTTGAAATGCTAGGGGTATTAGTATTTCGAATTGAGCATGTTTGTTATgttcaattgtttaagttaacttgtaccctaagttgacttgtaatgggtatttgtgaaaaagtccattagttagtatgttaggttttattataaatagcatactagtctctcatcattgcatactgcaaatcctaatttaaggtaagagggttatttgttattcttgtaacttgtaatcttgttttaaagagaaaggaaagaatagcaattataaccaatccttgttgttcttcttgtttatcatcttttctacccttgtgtgtttcttgataacaaagaaaCAATTTATCCTTTGTTCATCAAGACAtccttttcacaacaaattggtgcggtgagcatggaaaagatgccttcaacaaaggatgagattgaaaatttcatcgagtgaatgatttcggtctgtggcgcgtgaagatgaaagccctactggttaaGGAGGGttatttggaagcgttgaagggagcgacAAATATGGACGCTGCGTTAACAGAAAgagagaagacgactatgatggAGAAAGCACACATCGCAATTttattgagccttggtgataaggttctccggcaggtatcaaaggagacgacgacatcagggttatgggtgaaacttgaaagtttgtacatgaccaaattgctggtaaatcgactctacctgaagctagctttgtattcattcaagatgattgaagacaaagtgttggatgAGCAGttagatatgttcaacaagctgattcttgatcttgaaaatattgatgtgaagatcgatgatgaagatcaagcgctgttactattatgcgctttgcctcgatcacatgctcacttcaaagaaattctcttgtatggaagggagtccctgacctttgaagaagttcaaccaGCCCTGTATTCTAAAGACTTGAACGAActaaaggagcataaaccttcgactgttggtgaaggtttgaacGTTAAAgaaaaattcttgcgaaaggatggtaagttcgacaagaagaagggaaaaagtcagcagaagtcttacagtggcgaagcatctggcattcgatgctatcattgtaagaaggagggtcacataagaaaggtgtgccctgaacgcctgaaagatcatggaggtaaggataatggcaatggagccattgttcaagataatTTTGAATCATGTGATGCTCTTGTGCTTTCAAGTGGTGACTCGAGTAAGGAGTGGGTTATGGATTTAGGCtacacttggcacatgactccaaacaaagacttgttcgaggaactatgtgatcaagatggtggatctgtattgctgggaaacaataaagcttgcaagattgcaggtgttggatctgtgagattcaagctccatgatgagtcaataaggttgttgaatgAAGTtgggtatgttcctgatttaaagagaaatttgatttctcttagtgaatttgacaagaaaggatatgttttccaaggagagaaaagtatcctaagagtcatgaaggggtcaaaggaagtcttgagaggcgtgaagaaacaaggcttgtatacccttgaggctgaagttttaagtggtttgacaaatgttgcatccacaaaaCCTTTGTTGAAGACggaaatttggcacatgagattggaccatgtcagtgaaaggggtctggtcgaattagggaaacaaaatctgcttggtggagacaaagtcgaaaaaatgaagttttgtgaaccctatgtacttggaaaatcttgcagagagaagttcaacaaaggcaaacaaagaacacatggatcccttgattatatccaAGCTGATcattgggggcctgcaaggtgtccatcacattcaggagtgaggtattttctatccatagtagatgattattctagaaaattatgggtattctccagaagactaaggatgaaacttttgagaatgtCAAATATTGGAAGACTCTGatcgaaaatcagactggcagaaaggtcaagaggttgagaactgaTAATAGCCTTgagttttgcaatgaggcattcgataatttttgtgttgcctctggtattgcaaggcatagaactactgtagGTACTCCACAGTAAAATGGTTTGGCTTaaaggtttaatcaaactattttggagagagttagatgcatgttgactagtgctaggttaaagaaggtgttctgggttgAGGCTGTTTCgatagcaacatatctgataaacagatctccatcgacaacgttagatatgaagaaacttgaagaagtttggtcgggacatccaacTGATCTTGACATActtagagtatttggctgcgtagtctatgctcacattaggcaagacaaggtcgaacctagagctctggaAGGCATGTTCATGGGACATGCTAAAGgattcaaagcttataggctatggtgcctagagccaggtcacagaaggagtatcaccagtcgagatggaGTTTTCAATAAAGCTATAATGGcctttaagaaaattgatgatgttaaTCGAAGTGCAGAAAAatttgacgaagagctggaacaggtagagattcatattgaggtggagcaagttgatgctgaattgcatattccagatgaagttgaagaagaagtagaagatgctaaggaagttgaggaaactgtcaaTGACTACCTGTtggcaagagataggtcgagaagagtcatcaagccacctcagagactt
This region includes:
- the LOC131638481 gene encoding dof zinc finger protein DOF3.5-like, which gives rise to MESGWKATTEISPNCPRCGSSNTKFCYYNNYSLTQPRYFCKGCRRYWTKGGSLRNVPVGGGCRKNRRGNNNNNKTLLKQHSHDPVLRTNNVSSSTSSTLVAEYHKPNIDLALVYANFLNQKPGSQKISFDPSLENSRLLSNVEVGSSSLNLSELEHGFKGCLNLQEQLLVPSTSTVVTHFGEFELESMQTLRKDRVHDDGSVNFELPPLPGEEDSSSHDDHVMWSNSEMMMNLPFQVTQPPPPPSPLGLDQIHHADLLVGNWSPFDFPRDASFSRPC